A region from the Danaus plexippus chromosome 26, MEX_DaPlex, whole genome shotgun sequence genome encodes:
- the LOC116774440 gene encoding neuropeptides capa receptor-like, producing the protein MEEFLRMNETMDQFYTRCTNLSVFDCSEDEMLWWIMGPRRLPLSRIVPISVFLLMIFVTGVVGNIAVCVVIVRHPSMHTDTNYYLFSLALSDLLLLLFGLPNDLSVYWHQYPYSLGVVFCKLRALISEAASYVSVLTIVAFTLERYLAICHPLHIYAVAGLRRALRIVLSLWVLSLLAASPFAHYTTVNYHEYPPTSGNASLESAFCAMLKLPSWYMCELSSFFFFLLPGLVILCLYVKMGLRISSTHTHTPGSPGTLNGVNGSVHGEARQAQSRKNIIRMLAAVVIAFFVCWAPFHFQRLFFIYGSGVSYYHTINEYLFLAAGVFYYISATVNPILYNIMSHRYRIAFKETLCCRKVHRRKSRYREQSSIRETTVNHTSDGSHLVRVRSRSHEHRSRSDPRTRNSLSSDSNNMYSERWKDFNRRQNGRWKKNNQESSELMMKDYKCDCEL; encoded by the exons atggaGGAGTTTCTTCGTATGAACGAAACCATGGATCAGTTTTATACGCGGTGCACAAACCTGAGTGTGTTTGATTGCAGTGAAGACGAGATGCTCTGGTGGATAATGGGTCCTCGAAGGTTACCGTTGTCGAGGATAGTTCCAATCAGCGTGTTCCTCTTGATGATATTTGTGACAGGAGTCGTTGGGAACATCGCTGTGTGTGTCGTTATCGTCAGACATCCATCCATGCACACGGACACCAACTACTACCTCTTCAGCCTGGCTCTGTCTGACCTCTTGTTACTCTTGTTTG GTCTTCCTAACGACCTATCTGTGTATTGGCACCAGTATCCGTATAGTCTCGGCGTGGTCTTCTGTAAGCTGCGAGCTCTTATCTCCGAAGC AGCATCGTACGTGTCCGTGTTGACTATAGTAGCGTTCACACTCGAACGTTACCTGGCCATATGTCATCCCTTACACATCTACGCTGTGGCTGGTCTGCGGAGAGCTTTACGTATAGTACTCTCTCTGTGGGTGTTGTCTCTGTTGGCTGCATCACCCTTCGCTCATTACACTACAGTCAACTATCACGAATATCCTCCGA CATCAGGAAACGCTTCGTTGGAATCAGCATTCTGTGCCATGCTGAAACTACCGTCCTGGTACATGTGCGAGCTCAGCAGCTTCTTCTTTTTCCTTCTCCCTGGACTCGTCATACTCTGCCTCTACGTCAAAATGGGACTACGGATCAG CTCAACACACACCCACACTCCTGGTAGTCCTGGCACTCTGAACGGAGTCAACGGCAGTGTTCACGGAGAGGCGCGCCAGGCTCAGTCCAGAAAGAACATCATACGGATGCTGG CCGCCGTGGTGATCGCGTTCTTCGTGTGCTGGGCGCCCTTCCACTTCCAGAGACTGTTCTTCATCTATGGCAGCGGCGTCAGTTACTACCACACCATCAACGAGTACCTCTTCCTCGCAGCCGGCGTCTTTTATTACATCTCCGCCACCGTCAACCCCATCCTATACAATATTATGAGTCACAG GTACAGAATAGCCTTCAAAGAAACTCTCTGCTGCCGGAAGGTCCACAGAAGGAAGAGCAGATATCGTGAGCAATCTAGTATCAGAGAGACCACCGTCAACCACACCTCGGATGGATCACACCTAGTCAGGGTCCGGTCGAGGAGTCACGAGCACAGGTCCAGGAGTGACCCTCGCACAAGGAACAGCCTCAGCTCTGACAGCAACAACATGTATAGTGAACGATGGAAGGACTTCAACAGGCGACAGAATGGTCGTTGGAAGAAGAACAACCAGGAGTCAAGCGAGTTGATGATGAAGGATTATAAATGTGAttgtgaattataa